A single region of the Salvia splendens isolate huo1 unplaced genomic scaffold, SspV2 ctg311, whole genome shotgun sequence genome encodes:
- the LOC121789700 gene encoding norbelladine synthase-like, which yields MYPQPKRGSSTELYSSPKWRRKPTPTLSAGSTSSKGTAAPEPFSRLFSVQSFKEKFMVVDNEKRVKEAEVVEGGFLDLGFTLYRMRFNVIKVEGNEKQCITRSKIEYELKEEAAANVEIASIKPFTGLMLLCAKYLLPNNDNLSTIAATMTSDQLLT from the exons ATGTACCCACAACCTAAGCGTGGAAGCTCTACGGAACTCTACAGCTCCCCAAAGTGGCGGAGGAAGCCAACTCCGACTTTATCAGCCGGGTCGACGTCGTCCAAGGGGACGGCGGCACCGGAACCATTCTCGAGGTTGTTTTCCGTCCAG TCGTTCAAGGAGAAATTCATGGTGGTGGATAACGAGAAGCGTGTGAAGGAGGCAGAGGTTGTGGAAGGTGGATTTCTGGATCTAGGGTTTACGCTATATCGTATGAGATTCAATGTTATAAAGGTGGAGGGAAACGAGAAGCAGTGTATAACTCGATCTAAGATCGAGTACGAGCTTAAAGAAGAAGCTGCAGCGAATGTTGAAATCGCTTCCATTAAACCATTCACTGGCCTCATGCTACTCTGTGCTAAGTATTTGCTCCCCAACAATGACAATTTATCAACTATAGCCGCAACAATGACAAGTGATCAACTATTAACTTAG